One stretch of Clupea harengus chromosome 2, Ch_v2.0.2, whole genome shotgun sequence DNA includes these proteins:
- the rev1 gene encoding DNA repair protein REV1 isoform X3, with protein sequence MMLHGGQFHVYYSRSKTTHIIATNLPNSKINELRGEKVVRPEWITDSIKAGRQLSYLQYQLYAKQKGLSFPSLCLRKLDQQDLAGANIHTFPHHSSSSSSKGGLPLPQKPSLSAPKPSHAGPGAGLPLLEPPAEQSQVSSRQVSSDAPHRDQEQGLKVNGSLRNPKGGGIKLNGLHGEGQWEEHSLTSGRAKDSTLTNGHVHRFNGALKLTDMGHHPGGLTQDVQPEPRASVGPEVDPYDGPRTPSPIPSHQPRTSPVTRHKRDSDSPSTQHQVPSLASPTNHDVSTFSDPTPARPHPSDPGSRVRLNGSHHSGDPTHNHTHQDLSDQSVKPVARGGAEGGIISEFYSYSRLHHISTWRSEFAEYVTSLQCRKRTAGGAVFSGKEKLKRLRAQRSSGVSSMPAPQVRQSCILHVDMDCFFVSVGIRHRPDLKGKPVAVTSNRGPGRVAQRPGTNPQLEFQYYQQKRNRHQTGEPRPDKTDGDLEMTPSPEDISEHCHGNGVAQDQASLSMAEIASCSYEARQAGVKNGMCFGQAKKLCPELKAVPYDFQAYKEVALAMFETLASYTHHIEALSCDEALVDATALLAEVGVTPDELASAIRADVMEKTGCSASVGMGSNILLARMATRRAKPNGQYLLRSEEVDDFIRDQSVTSLPGVGRSMGSKLASLGVSSCGDLQQVSMARLQREFGPRTGQTLFRFCRGLDDRPVRSEKERKSVSAEMNYNIRFTKVEEAESFLNNLSMEVQKRLQGAGLKGRRVTLKVMMRKPGAPVEPAKYGGHGICDNLARSVTLGQATDSGKLIAQEAIKLFHAMRLDVTDMRGVGLQVQLLDGGPQAPAQDAQRSIRDLLQAPRRPSSNTTTSCTAAPNSTSSSTLSTSTALSDADAIPSGSSSGASFNQATSSSLMEPPTSLSDPIPSTSKGEPPPRTPNHAHSRLNLSIEVPSPSQVDRSVLEALPPELREQVERTWSRREEEEEEQPGASCSVTPPPLRDLDFSSSPPPDAHPPPGTLLLQIPNQPGQTGSTGIILALPDFSQVDPDVFAALPKELQEELRSAYSRREGAQPQVEEKNPLLQLKQPAAGRTKRRYKRKNASPAKKGPSPLKRLHPGTSPAKSSPSKPPPPAFRLKDDPSGLKTENGPSSSSMKPDVPEVLSKFIPRPVPTLAGACELSDIRTLLREWVTTISEPMEEDILQVVKYCTELVEDKDLEKLDIIIKYMKRIMQQSVESVWSMAFDFIVDNVQVVVQQMYGSTLKIT encoded by the exons ATGATGCTGCATGGCGGCCAGTTCCACGTCTACTACTCGCGCTCCAAGACCACACACATCATCGCCACTAACCTGCCCAACAGCAAGATCAACGAGCTGAGGGGGGAGAAGGTCGTCCGCCCCGAGTGGATcactgacag tattAAGGCAGGCCGGCAGCTCTCCTACCTCCAGTATCAGCTCTATGCCAAGCAGAAGGGCCTGAGCTTCCCCAGCCTGTGCCTGCGCAAGCTGGACCAGCAGGATCTTGCCGGAGCCAACATCCACACGTTCCCCCaccacagctccagctccagctctaaGGGAGGCCTCCCCCTGCCGCAGAAGCCCAGCCTCAGTGCACCCAAACCCAGCCATGCCGGCCCCGGAGCTGGCCTCCCCCTCCTGGAGCCGCCTGCAGAGCAGAGCCAGGTGTCGTCACGGCAGGTCTCCAGTGATGCGCCGCACCGTGATCAGGAGCAGGGGCttaaagt GAACGGCTCACTACGGAACCCGAAGGGAGGTGGAATCAAACTGAATggtctccatggtgagggcCAATGGGAGGAGCACTCTTTAACCAGTGGGAGGGCCAAAGACTCGACCTTGACCAATGGCCACGTCCACCGCTTCAATGGTGCCTTAAAGCTTACAGACATGGGCCATCATCCTGGTGGTTTGACCCAGGATGTTCAGCCAGAGCCGAGGGCCTCTGTAGGCCCAGAGGTAGACCCATATGATGGGCCCAGGACTCCAAGTCCCATCCCCTCTCACCAACCACGCACCTCTCCTGTCACTCGACACAAACGGGACTCTGATTCGCCCAGCACCCAGCACCAAGTCCCGTCTCTGGCATCCCCAACCAATCACGATGTGTCCACTTTTTCTGATCCTACCCCTGCAAGACCACACCCATCCGACCCGGGGAGCAGAGTCCGCTTGAACGGCAGTCATCACAGTGGTGACCCCACACATAACCACACCCACCAAGACCTCAGTGACCAATCAGTAAAGCCCGTAGCCAGAGGGGGAGCAGAGGGCGGGATCATCTCGGAGTTCTACTCGTACTCGCGGCTCCACCACATTTCCACCTGGAGGAGCGAGTTTGCGGAGTACGTCACCTCCCTGCAGTGCCGGAAGAGGACAGCAGGAGGCGCCGTGTTCTCTGGGAAGGAGAAGTTGAAGAGGCTCCGGGCTCAGCGCAGCTCag gtgTGTCCAGCATGCCTGCACCTCAGGTCAGGCAGTCCTGTATCCTGCATGTGGACATGGACTGCTTCTTTGTTTCCGTGGGAATAAGACACAGACCAGATCTGAAAG GGAAACCTGTTGCCGTGACGAGTAACCGTGGTCCTGGTCGTGTGGCCCAGCGGCCCGGGACCAACCCTCAGCTGGAGTTCCAGTACTACCAGCAGAAACGGAACCGCCACCAGACAGGTGAGCCCAGACCAG ACAAGACCGATGGTGACCTTGAGATGACCCCTTCGCCTGAGGACATCAGCGAgcattgccatggcaacgggGTGGCTCAGGACCAGGCTTCCCTCTCCATGGCAGAGATAGCCTCCTGCAGTTATGAAGCCAG GCAAGCAGGCGTGAAGAATGGCATGTGTTTTGGCCAGGCCAAGAAGCTGTGTCCGGAGCTGAAGGCAGTGCCCTATGACTTCCAAGCCTATAAGGAGGTGGCACTGGCCATGTTCGAGACCCTGGCCAG TTACACCCATCACATAGAGGCGCTGAGTTGTGACGAGGCGCTGGTGGATGCCACCGCCCTGCTGGCCGAAGTGGGCGTCACACCCGATGAGCTGGCCAGCGCCATCAGAGCCGACGTGATGGAGAAGACCGGCTGCTCTGCCTCCGTGGGAATGG GGTCCAACATTCTCCTGGCGCGCATGGCCACGCGGCGGGCCAAGCCCAATGGCCAGTACCTGCTGAGGTCAGAGGAGGTGGACGACTTCATACGCGACCAGTCAGTCACCAGTCTGCCAG gagtgggTCGCTCTATGGGAAGTAAGCTGGCGTCTCTGGGCGTGAGCTCCTGTGGGGACCTGCAGCAGGTGTCCATGGCGCGCCTGCAGCGGGAGTTCGGACCGCGGACCGGACAGACGCTCTTCCGTTTCTGCCGAGGCCTGGACGACCGGCCGGTCCGCagcgagaaggagaggaaaTCTGTCTCTGCTGAGATGAACTACAACATTCGCTTCACAAAG GTGGAGGAGGCGGAGTCGTTCCTGAACAACCTGTCCATGGAGGTGCAGAAGCGCCTGCAGGGGGCGGGGCTTAAAGGTCGCAGGGTCACTCTCAAGGTCATGATGCGCAAACCCGGAGCCCCGGTGGAGCCGGCCAAGTACGGAGGCCACGGCATCTGTGACAACCTGGCCAG gtcAGTGACGTTAGGTCAGGCCACAGACAGCGGTAAGCTAATCGCTCAGGAGGCCATCAAGCTGTTTCACGCCATGCGTCTGGATGTGACGGACATGCGTGGCGTGGGGTTGCAGGTGCAGCTACTGGACGGGGGGCCCCAGGCGCCCGCGCAGGACGCCCAGCGCTCCATCAGGGACCTGCTGCAGGCCCCACGCAGGCCCAGCAgcaacaccaccaccagctGCACGGCAGCCCCCAACTCCACCTCAAGTAGCACCCTGTCCACTAGCACTGCCTTATCAGACGCAG ATGCAATACCCAGCGGTTCTTCCTCAGGAGCATCCTTCAATCAGGCCACTAGTTCCTCCCTCATGGAACCACCCACGTCTCTCTCCGATCCAATCCCCAGTACGAGTAAAGGAGAGCCGCCGCCCCGCACTCCAAACCACGCCCACTCCCGTCTCAACCTCAGCATAGAAGTGCCCTCACCCTCTCAG GTGGATCGCTCCGTGCTGGAGGCGCTGCCTCCTGAGCTGAGGGAGCAGGTGGAGAGGAcctggagcaggagggaggaggaggaggaggagcagcccGGTGCCTCCTGCTCCgttactcctcctcctcttcgggACTTGGACTTCTCCTCCTCGCCTCCCCCTGACGCTCATCCGCCCCCTGGCACGCTGCTGCTGCAGATCCCCAACCAGCCCGGTCAGACGGGCTCCACGGGCATCATACTGGCACTGCCCGACTTCTCGCAG GTCGACCCGGACGTGTTTGCTGCACTGCCTAAGGAGTTGCAGGAAGAGCTGCGTTCTGCTTACAGCCGTAGAGAAGGTGCACAACCACAAG TGGAGGAGAAGAACCCTCTGCTGCAGCTCAAGCAGCCGGCCGCTGGTAGGACCAAGCGCCGCTACAAGAGGAAGAACGCCAGCCCTGCCAAGAAGGGCCCCAGCCCACTCAAAAGGCTCCACCCAGGCACCAGTCCTGCCAAATCCAGCCCCTCCAAGCCCCCCCCACCAGCATTCCGGCTCAAGGACGACCCCAGTGGACTGAAG ACGGAGAACGGTCCATCTTCATCGTCCATGAAGCCGGATGTCCCAGAGGTGCTCTCCAAATTTATCCCCCGCCCCGTCCCCACTTTGGCTGGAGCCTGCGAGTTGAGTGACATCAGGACCCTTCTACGGGAATGGGTCACGACCATCTCAG AGCCTATGGAGGAGGACATTCTGCAGGTGGTGAAATATTGCACTGAGCTTGTGGAGGACAAAGACCTTGAGAAACTTGACATCATCATCAAATACATGAAGAG GATTATGCAGCAGTCAGTCGAGTCTGTGTGGAGTATGGCCTTTGATTTCATCGTTGACAACGTGCAGGTGGTTGTGCAGCAAATGTATGGCAGCACCCTGAAGATCACGTAG